TCGAGCTGCGCATCCACCTTAGGCAGTTCCCAGCGAAAGAAGTAACGCGCGGCGGCCCGCTTGCCGTCATGGAAATCGTCATCGCGCCCGTGCGCGGCGAGCGTCACGTCGAGCCACAGCCACGCGACGATCAGATGGCCGAACGCCTCCAGATAGACGCTCGCATTCGCAAGCCGCACCTGCGGATCGCCGATCGCCGCCAGTGCGCGCGTGACGTCGACGAGCCGTGCCCACCGCTGCGCCAGTGCATCGGCATGCGAACCGGCGTCGCCGTCCGCCGCCCGCGCACGTTCGACCGTCGCGCCGATGCGCGCGTCGAGCGTCCGCAGCGGCGCGCCGTCGTCCTGCACGACCTTGCGACCCAGCAGGTCGAGCGCCTGGATGCCGTGCGTGCCTTCGTGGATGGGATTCAGGCGGTTGTCGCGGTAGAGCCGCTCGACCGGATAGTCGCGCGTGTAGCCGTAGCCGCCATGCACCTGGATCGCGAGATCGTTCGCCGCGAGACACCACTGCGACGGCCAGCTTTTCGCGATCGGCGTCAGGATGTCGAGCAGCCGAGCGGCCTCGGCCTGCACCTGCTCGTCGACGTGCGCGCGCGCTTCGTCGACGAGCCGCGCGCAGTACAGGATCAGCGCGAGTCCGCCTTCGACGTACGCCTTCTGCGCGAGCAGCATGCGCCGCACGTCCGGGTGCGCGACGATCGGCGCCTGCGGCGCGGCCGCGTCCTTGCCCGCCGGCCCGAGCGGACGGCCCTGCGGCCGGTTGCGCGCATAGTCGAGCGCGTGCAGGTAGCCCGTGTAGCCGAGCGCCACCGCGCCCGCGCCGACGCCGATGCGCGCCTCGTTCATCATGTGGAACATATAGGCGAGGCCGTGATTCGGCTCGCCGACCAGATAGCCGATCGCACCGGCCCGCCCTTGCGGACGATGGCGCGTGCCCTCGCCGAAGTTCAGCAGGCAGTTGGTCGTGCCGCGATAGCCCATCTTGTGAT
This window of the Burkholderia cepacia GG4 genome carries:
- a CDS encoding acyl-CoA dehydrogenase, whose translation is MSLLMSRRDLAFLLYDWLDAEALVALPRYAEHSRETFDAVLDTSERIAADLFAPHAARGDREEPQFDGERVTLIPEVEPAVRAFAAAGLIAAGQDEAFGGMRLPKLVEAASFLFFQAANIATAAYPFLTVANANLLLAHGSPAQIDAFARPELEGRFFGTMCLSEPQAGSSLSDIVTRADFEGESPLGSRYRITGNKMWISGGEHELAENIVHLVLAKIPDEQGRLLPGTRGISLFIVPRYLPSDDGAARGEHNDVVLAGLNHKMGYRGTTNCLLNFGEGTRHRPQGRAGAIGYLVGEPNHGLAYMFHMMNEARIGVGAGAVALGYTGYLHALDYARNRPQGRPLGPAGKDAAAPQAPIVAHPDVRRMLLAQKAYVEGGLALILYCARLVDEARAHVDEQVQAEAARLLDILTPIAKSWPSQWCLAANDLAIQVHGGYGYTRDYPVERLYRDNRLNPIHEGTHGIQALDLLGRKVVQDDGAPLRTLDARIGATVERARAADGDAGSHADALAQRWARLVDVTRALAAIGDPQVRLANASVYLEAFGHLIVAWLWLDVTLAAHGRDDDFHDGKRAAARYFFRWELPKVDAQLDLLASVDTTTLDMRDGWF